One Papaver somniferum cultivar HN1 unplaced genomic scaffold, ASM357369v1 unplaced-scaffold_76, whole genome shotgun sequence genomic window carries:
- the LOC113344314 gene encoding ATP-dependent DNA helicase Q-like 3, which translates to MCYQMTTLSKSGIGLVVSSLIGKSSHGTKGKGIAVEYLSPTQTLEIRQKIFKDLSSEELSLRLHYVPPELIATTRDGKRMD; encoded by the exons ATGTGTTACCAGATGACGACGCTCTCAAAATCAGGAATTGGTCTTGTTGTTTCTTCACTAATAG GAAAATCAAGTCATGGAACTAAGGGGAAAGGGATTGCTGTAGAATATCTGTCACCGACTCAAACATTAGAAATCAGGCAAAAG ATTTTTAAAGACCTGAGCTCCGAAGAGTTGTCATTAAGGTTACATTATGTTCCTCCAGAACTGATTGCAACAACTCGAG ATGGCAAGAGAATGGACTAA